One genomic segment of Huiozyma naganishii CBS 8797 chromosome 8, complete genome includes these proteins:
- the SQT1 gene encoding Sqt1p (similar to Saccharomyces cerevisiae SQT1 (YIR012W); ancestral locus Anc_7.180) translates to MNNQEISNTPDENPEPQEEFINNNEVEEVIPINEDAPADFDDEDDEMNDGADVPMGEDETIEIDMSNNSKTYFDKHTDSVFTVAHHPTLPLVVSGGGDNVANLWTSHSQPPKFAGSITEHTESVIISSFTCDGKFLVTADMNGKILIHVGVKGGSQWTKTAELTEVEEVVWLKTHPTIKGVFAFGAIDGSVWCYQINESDGSLEQLMSGFNHQQDCTMGEFINIEQGENKLELVTCSLDSSIIGWNGYTGQQLFKVTQAEIKGLSAPWISLSVAPPNLTNGNSGVVAVGSNNGVLALINSNNNGAVLHLETVIQLGADQEELDASIESISWAELFPLMAVGLVSGEILLYDTNTWRVRRKFQLEDSVTKLIFDGNDIFASCINGKVYQFDSKTGAEKFVCTGHSMGVLDFVLVKPTEPNGLRRLITAGDEGVSLIFEVPY, encoded by the coding sequence ATGAACAACCAAGAGATTAGTAATACTCCAGACGAAAACCCTGAACCTCAAGAGGAGTTTATCAATAACAATGAAGTGGAAGAGGTTATCCCTATTAATGAGGACGCGCCTGCCGATTTtgacgatgaggatgatgaaATGAATGATGGCGCGGATGTTCCAATGGGTGAGGATGAAACTATTGAAATTGACATGTCAAACAATTCCAAAACGTACTTTGATAAGCACACAGACTCTGTCTTTACTGTTGCCCATCATCCTACCTTGCCATTAGTTGTGTCTGGAGGTGGTGACAATGTAGCTAATCTATGGACATCTCACTCCCAACCCCCTAAATTTGCAGGTTCTATTACTGAACACACCGAATCTGTCATCATAAGTTCATTCACTTGCGATGGGAAATTCTTAGTTACCGCCGATATGAATGGTAAAATATTGATTCATGTTGGTGTCAAGGGAGGTTCTCAATGGACTAAAACTGCAGAATTGActgaagttgaagaggtcGTGTGGTTGAAAACGCATCCAACCATAAAAGGTGTTTTCGCCTTTGGAGCGATCGACGGTTCCGTTTGGTGTTATCAAATTAACGAAAGTGACGGTTCTCTTGAACAACTAATGAGTGGATTCAatcatcaacaagattGTACAATGGGTGAATTCATCAATATTGAACAAGGCGAAAATAAACTGGAACTGGTGACATGTTCCTTGGACAGTAGTATTATTGGTTGGAATGGCTATACTGGACAGCAGCTGTTCAAAGTTACTCAAGCTGAAATTAAAGGTTTGAGCGCTCCCTGGATTTCTTTATCCGTTGCGCCCCCAAATCTGACCAACGGTAATTCTGGTGTCGTCGCTGTTGGATCTAATAATGGTGTTTTGGCACTGATAAATTCCAATAATAACGGTGCAGTTCTACATTTAGAGACAGTGATTCAATTAGGTGctgatcaagaagaactggatGCCTCCATAGAATCCATATCGTGGGCAGAACTCTTCCCCTTGATGGCAGTTGGTCTCGTTAGCGGTGAAATTCTACTATATGACACCAATACGTGGAGAGTTAGACGTAAATTTCAGTTGGAGGATTCCGTTACAAAACTAATCTTTGACGGGAATGATATTTTTGCGTCTTGTATCAATGGTAAAGTTTATCAGTTTGATTCTAAAACTGGTGCCGAAAAATTTGTCTGTACAGGGCACAGCATGGGTGTCTTAGatttcgtcctcgtcaAGCCAACGGAACCCAACGGCTTAAGAAGATTGATAACTGCTGGGGATGAAGGTGTTTCCTTGATATTTGAAGTCCCTTACTAA
- the KNAG0H02780 gene encoding uncharacterized protein — translation MHYRKTHEVKNRKVPSVIDIPHEFIVQLTLAVENVEKNGLSIASGEFRTAINVRNGSFCGLRCVA, via the coding sequence ATGCACTATCGTAAAACCCATGAGGtcaaaaacagaaaagTCCCATCTGTAATTGATATCCCTCATGAGTTTATTGTGCAGTTGACTTTGGCTGTGGagaatgttgaaaaaaatggctTGTCAATAGCATCAGGTGAGTTTCGAACAGCAATAAACGTAAGAAATGGAAGTTTCTGTGGTCTGCGGTGTGTTGCAtaa
- the DSN1 gene encoding MIND complex subunit DSN1 (similar to Saccharomyces cerevisiae DSN1 (YIR010W); ancestral locus Anc_7.175) yields the protein MKERSRSSSVQSRRSHYSLKLETIPIDEPVKNKEGKNSLSGVESDEDFKFRRHKNKRINGVPSLGEKLDDLHNVVSPKRMENFDSSVKTGQLGSPLGAYSQPEKLTNSAQENRRTLSQPSHNLYLQHPAANQPYYGHIPTSPMNPQYFSQPIMPPNPSSMGPPYPIPQNYQSQPLPLSVPFLNMYPPSSANSYNYLRNRPDRKSMSEQRGRRLSIASQREDSIILPHDDVPVEQFYRHLAYASVEDRLKQLFTWCAKRSYDKISQQSDRTRAGAAYLDAKKITSEIIGEFVTDLQKGADDIAWEVPEREVPQNEIPGSTEDKEDTEIQELFDDDPTDQPGDNDTTYTFDGFRERKFLKKRKVERQKIRPRRRNLEIKTLLLNPKNVENEKNLKVLVEKVDKLQAELEEWKILLDEQEPAKEWEEFSIRSENERKRCEEEGVQVEVDTSILDDLKRDVENCLDRLSVHAHLFDSHSKMLLSTTVKKLNILKDELKRRQFFYEKPINSQLLLSELSKALIKR from the coding sequence ATGAAGGAGAGATCACGAAGTAGTAGCGTGCAATCGAGGAGGTCGCATTACTCTCTGAAATTGGAGACTATCCCAATCGATGAACCGGtgaagaacaaagaggGCAAAAACAGTCTATCTGGTGTGGAGAGCGATGAGGACTTCAAGTTCCGTAGGCATAAGAATAAAAGAATAAATGGTGTACCCTCATTAGGGGAGAAGTTAGATGATCTGCATAATGTGGTCTCTCCGAAGAGGATGGAGAACTTTGACTCCTCGGTGAAAACGGGACAATTGGGCTCACCGCTGGGCGCGTACTCACAACCTGAAAAACTGACAAACAGTGCCCAAGAGAATCGTCGCACGCTGTCACAGCCATCACATAACTTGTATCTACAACACCCTGCTGCCAACCAGCCGTACTACGGTCATATACCAACGTCCCCGATGAACCCACAGTACTTTAGCCAACCAATTATGCCTCCCAATCCATCATCAATGGGGCCTCCATACCCAATCCCTCAAAATTATCAGTCGCAACCGCTACCTCTGAGTGTACCATTTTTGAACATGTACCCGCCGAGCTCTGCAAACAGTTATAACTATCTAAGGAACAGGCCCGACAGAAAATCCATGTCTGAACAGCGTGGTAGACGGTTGTCAATTGCTTCCCAGAGAGAGGACAGTATAATCCTACCGCACGATGATGTCCCAGTAGAACAATTTTACAGACATTTGGCGTACGCTAGTGTTGAGGACCGTTTGAAACAGTTATTTACATGGTGTGCTAAGAGATCGTACGACAAAATCTCGCAGCAATCAGACCGCACACGTGCTGGTGCAGCATATTTAGACGCCAAGAAGATCACAAGTGAAATTATTGGCGAGTTTGTCACTGACCTGCAAAAGGGTGCAGATGATATAGCATGGGAAGTTCCAGAAAGAGAGGTCCCGCAAAACGAGATCCCAGGTAGCACTGAGGATAAAGAGGACACTGAAATTCAGGAGTTGTTTGACGATGATCCAACTGACCAACCTGGAGACAACGATACAACGTACACATTTGATGGATTTAGAGAgagaaagtttttgaaaaagaggaaagtggAGAGGCAGAAGATACGACCTAGGCGTAGGAATCTTGAGATAAAAACCTTGCTCCTTAATCCGAAAAATGTCGAAAACGAGAAAAACCTAAAAGTTTTGGTCGAAAAGGTAGACAAGCTTCAAGCAGAGCTTGAAGAGTGGAAAATTCTGTTGGATGAGCAGGAACCTGCCAAAGAATGGGAGGAGTTTTCAATTAGAAGTGAGAATGAAAGAAAACGttgtgaagaagaaggtgTTCAGGTTGAGGTAGATACCAGTATACTCGATGATTTGAAAAGAGATGTCGAAAACTGTCTGGATAGACTGTCGGTCCATGCGCACTTATTCGACTCTCATTCAAAGATGTTATTAAGCACAACTGTGAAGAAGTTAAATATTCTGAAGGATGAGTTGAAAAGGAGACAGTTCTTCTACGAAAAACCGATCAATTCGCAGCTGTTGTTGAGTGAATTGAGCAAAGCTTTGATAAAGAGATGA
- the ULP2 gene encoding SUMO protease ULP2 (similar to Saccharomyces cerevisiae ULP2 (YIL031W); ancestral locus Anc_7.197), with the protein MSNSKRRRIGGGATPIDTLSSPMSSPVAKTGTNYTNAYYPPHHTGSNRGSDGIRRDAKIVDRINNEELDLIPTKVPNATTLPLRRDLVDPAPSSDLEPIDGTPPMKRIYNSNRKKNNGLLQLSSPSSMTSINPIVPRSSFRNNNVIIKNSVKYLMSGALNVLNLNNSIVSYEKILCRFIGDRTGCRLDFSNTGISLFNPLDLEQDCKTVLFDAKFSCFAIVLKDIHLFKSGLTLRSSAGTTQDRFIALMWFNQGGLAEKRLKDMYDILHHSFRKDKVKRLSDFEVVMRQMKESYSNWKDSTARTSTLSIWKENRIGTRSDFLDKDLKSLSTIRRHTGITKSGKKIPLPNNDTKMNEVGTISASNFYRDHSTKPRPLNPSEDNSTASGPLLRRSARNERASKSDDKYVSINSSENNFETPEEFKPSLNYEFDDNRKYTITNQDFKCLYNNDWVNDSIIDFFIKYYMEESIVRGVVIRNEVLALSSFFYTKLISDSNSYYENVKKWVQNEDLATKKYIVIPININFHWFGCIISNLDTFFKVMNEKNERSSRSDEPSRKCDTEAELGVKKAINPVNGQATEALVSSDPPSTSDATDTPSHKDTDDLSIGTPIITVLTFDSLRASHSREVDPIREFLIGYAKDKYGMIIDRAWIKMKNCLVPQQPNMSDCGVHVIMTVKRFFKNPEETIRVWKGAKQRNRSSNKRVNEYFEKSKRDKARKKLRFVLKALQQIQIDKNGGKVDDPYNSAADVEYDSEDFEIIENMPNPQEERQQPVRGDTEHELNVGDASPTENSSKLRHCQNDISSDYRSSSPPSSPDSNRNTNSAREPISMNERVLPPELPPPYLGYREVKSSPEQNNQMDLSERSYIESSPLKHKQTKGDFSTNHEGGTNTVSPFFHSRLVKPTPHLPIVSPNLKSNFPNVSRATNGPSSDAFDGSTDLVSHDVSRNIVISDGEDDDGDVNLVGETTSTRGESVPIDIDHSLPIATDRVAEIQKDMDRELNTSLSSETFDTHQKDLTDTNTFDEPERNESLNIPQTQSSLPISLSDDE; encoded by the coding sequence ATGTCTAATTCCAAGAGACGGCGAATCGGTGGGGGAGCCACACCCATAGACACGTTGTCTAGCCCGATGTCGTCTCCAGTTGCTAAGACCGGGACCAATTATACCAATGCATACTATCCTCCGCACCACACCGGTTCAAACAGAGGTTCCGATGGGATAAGAAGAGATGCTAAAATTGTGGATAGGATTAATAATGAAGAACTAGATCTAATACCTACGAAAGTACCCAATGCTACTACACTTCCACTGCGGAGAGATTTGGTGGACCCTGCTCCAAGTAGCGATTTAGAACCGATAGACGGCACACCGCCAATGAAACGAATATACAATAGCAATAGGAAAAAGAATAACGGATTGCTACAATTGTCTTCTCCATCAAGTATGACCTCAATAAATCCAATTGTGCCACGAAGTAGTTTCCGCAACAATAACGTCATTATAAAAAACAGTGTCAAATATCTCATGTCGGGAGCACTCAACGTTTTAAACTTGAACAATTCAATAGTAAGCTATGAAAAGATACTCTGCCGTTTTATTGGTGATAGAACGGGCTGCAGACTGGACTTTTCAAACACTGGCATTTCATTATTCAACCCTTTGGATTTGGAGCAAGATTGCAAAACGGTTCTCTTTGATGCAAAATTCTCGTGCTTTGCAATCGTCTTAAAAGATAttcatctcttcaaatcaGGCTTAACCCTGCGCTCAAGTGCAGGAACAACACAGGATAGATTTATTGCCCTAATGTGGTTCAATCAAGGAGGGTTGGCAGAAAAGAGATTAAAAGACATGTACGACATTCTTCACCACAGTTTTCGGAAGGACAAAGTGAAAAGACTGTCTGATTTTGAGGTGGTCATGCGACAAATGAAAGAGTCATACAGTAACTGGAAAGACTCAACTgcaagaacaagtacaTTGTCAATTTGGAAGGAAAACCGAATCGGGACTCGTTCAGACTTCCTTGacaaagatttgaaatCGCTATCAACAATTAGACGCCACACTGGAATTACAAAGTCTGGCAAAAAAATTCCCTTACCCAATAATGATACGAAGATGAATGAGGTTGGAACAATATCCGCGTCAAACTTCTACAGAGATCACTCGACTAAACCTCGACCCCTAAACCCATCAGAAGATAACAGCACTGCATCAGGTCCTCTCTTGAGGCGATCTGCAAGAAATGAGAGGGCGAGCAAATCTGATGACAAATACGTATCCATAAACTCGTCTGAAAACAATTTCGAAACACCAGAAGAGTTTAAGCCCAGTTTGAATTACGAATTTGATGACAATAGAAAGTACACCATTACTAACCAAGATTTCAAATGTTTATACAACAATGACTGGGTTAATGACAGTATAATTGATTTTTTCATAAAGTACTATATGGAGGAGTCCATTGTTCGAGGAGTTGTTATAAGAAATGAAGTTCTGGCCTTgtcttcatttttttatacAAAGCTAATCAGCGATTCCAATTCATATTATGAAAACGTCAAAAAGTGGGTTCAGAATGAAGATCTGGCCACGAAAAAGTATATCGTTATCCCTATCAACATCAACTTTCATTGGTTTGGATGCATTATCTCCAATCTAGATACgtttttcaaagtcatGAACGAAAAGAACGAACGTTCTTCTAGATCAGATGAGCCATCTCGGAAATGTGACACTGAGGCGGAACTTGGAGTTAAAAAAGCCATTAATCCAGTGAACGGGCAGGCTACTGAAGCACTGGTCTCTTCTGATCCGCCAAGTACCAGCGATGCTACTGACACACCCTCTCATAAAGATACTGATGATTTATCGATCGGAACACCAATTATCACAGTTTTAACGTTTGATTCACTTCGTGCTAGCCACTCTAGAGAAGTCGACCCCATAAGGGAATTCCTAATAGGTTACGCCAAAGATAAATATGGAATGATCATTGATAGAGCATGGATCAAGATGAAAAACTGTTTGGTGCCGCAACAGCCAAATATGAGTGACTGTGGAGTGCATGTCATAATGACTGTGAAGagattcttcaaaaacccAGAGGAAACGATTCGTGTATGGAAAGGGGCTAAACAAAGAAATAGAAGCTCCAACAAGAGAGTCAATGAGTATTTCGAAAAGAGTAAAAGGGACAAGGCTAGGAAGAAACTGAGATTTGTTCTCAAGGCTTTACAGCAAATCCAGATTGATAAGAATGGGGGGAAAGTTGATGATCCTTACAATTCCGCAGCAGACGTAGAGTACGACAGCgaagattttgaaattatTGAAAACATGCCCAATCCTCAAGAAGAGCGTCAGCAGCCGGTAAGGGGCGATACTGAACATGAACTAAATGTTGGGGATGCTTCACCAACAGAGAATTCAAGTAAGTTGCGGCACTGTCAAAATGATATATCCTCTGACTATCGGAGCTCTTCGCCGCCAAGTAGTCCCGattcaaacagaaacactAATTCCGCACGGGAACCCATTTCCATGAACGAGCGAGTTTTACCACCAGAGCTCCCCCCTCCATATTTAGGTTATAGGGAAGTAAAATCTTCTCCGGAACAAAACAACCAAATGGACTTGAGCGAGAGAAGCTATATAGAAAGTTCCCCATTGAAGCATAAACAGACAAAGGGTGATTTTTCCACGAACCACGAGGGTGGGACCAACACAGTCTCGCCCTTCTTTCATTCTCGATTGGTTAAACCAACTCCACATTTACCAATAGTATCTCCCAACTTGAAatcaaattttccaaacGTATCACGCGCGACAAACGGACCATCATCAGATGCATTTGACGGGAGCACAGATCTCGTATCTCATGATGTATCCCGAAATATTGTAATTTCTGATGGtgaggatgacgatggCGACGTCAATTTAGTTGGTGAAACTACTAGCACAAGGGGTGAAAGTGTACCGATTGATATCGATCACAGTCTTCCAATTGCGACTGATCGGGTTGCAGAAATTCAAAAGGATATGGACAGAGAGTTAAATACGAGCTTGTCATCCGAAACATTTGATACTCATCAGAAAGATCTTACTGACACCAATACATTTGACGAACCCGAAAGGAACGAGAGTCTTAATATCCCTCAAACACAAAGCAGCCTCCCAATATCGCTATCCGATGACGAATGA